From Algoriphagus sp. NG3, the proteins below share one genomic window:
- a CDS encoding WD40 repeat domain-containing protein — MSKIEVNKLQTLTGHNDCIYALTEGCDPRFFYTGSGDGMVVEWDLDKPKDGKLIARLPHSVYALAVDSLRNLLFIGHNFEGIHVIDLNESKEIWSLKMTDQAIFDIKVFGDEAYVGTGDGVLIVVDIASRNIKKHIKLSDKSIRVMSLAKDKRHLAIGMSDHTIKVLDLLDGFRPIANLTGHTNSVFALSYSPDETVLASAGRDAQLKFWATDTYTLQENIVAHMYAINYLYFKEDGNLLVTCSMDKSIKVWDTSKRQLLKVIDKARNAGHGTSINKVLWSTYQGNVISVSDDRTISIWKIEAN, encoded by the coding sequence ATGTCAAAAATAGAAGTTAATAAATTACAAACACTAACAGGGCACAATGACTGTATCTATGCGTTGACAGAAGGCTGCGACCCCAGGTTTTTTTATACTGGCTCTGGGGATGGGATGGTGGTAGAATGGGATCTGGATAAGCCTAAAGATGGCAAACTCATCGCCAGACTTCCACATTCTGTCTATGCACTGGCTGTAGATTCACTTAGAAACCTGCTTTTCATCGGTCATAACTTCGAAGGTATCCATGTCATAGATCTTAATGAAAGCAAGGAGATTTGGTCATTGAAAATGACAGATCAGGCAATCTTTGATATTAAAGTTTTTGGAGATGAGGCATATGTCGGTACAGGAGATGGTGTGTTGATCGTAGTGGATATCGCCTCCAGGAACATTAAAAAGCATATCAAACTAAGTGATAAAAGTATCCGGGTAATGTCCCTGGCGAAAGATAAAAGGCATCTGGCGATCGGGATGAGTGATCATACCATCAAGGTTCTTGATTTATTAGATGGCTTTCGTCCCATTGCTAATTTGACGGGCCACACCAATTCCGTATTTGCGCTTTCTTATTCACCAGACGAGACTGTATTGGCTAGCGCAGGGAGGGATGCTCAGCTGAAATTCTGGGCAACTGACACCTACACTCTACAAGAAAACATTGTGGCACATATGTATGCCATTAATTATTTATATTTCAAAGAGGATGGCAATCTCTTGGTCACCTGCTCTATGGATAAATCCATTAAGGTATGGGACACATCCAAGAGACAACTCCTCAAGGTCATCGATAAAGCTCGGAATGCAGGCCATGGTACTTCCATCAATAAGGTACTTTGGAGCACCTATCAAGGCAATGTAATCTCTGTGTCTGATGACCGTACTATTTCTATTTGGAAAATTGAAGCGAACTAA
- a CDS encoding 4'-phosphopantetheinyl transferase family protein, translating to MQTKIEKIDTSSALAIKIIETQDESGLDFLSFREKLAYANISHPEKKREWATARMAIRDALDVLHVPYPGFFKDEHGKSQAMNGHGYISLSHTMGFAGAIYHRDIPVGIDMDLIREKILKIGFRFLDKSELDFLEKDPLHYTMAWSAKESIFKCQGKRGVSFRENILLEPFDIKTGIIKGRVRGTDYTDHHYTVQVRVISDVVLTYTIW from the coding sequence ATGCAGACAAAAATAGAAAAAATAGATACTTCCTCGGCTTTGGCTATAAAGATTATCGAAACTCAGGATGAAAGTGGGTTGGATTTCCTCAGCTTTAGGGAAAAACTCGCCTATGCTAATATTTCCCATCCTGAGAAAAAAAGGGAGTGGGCGACAGCCCGTATGGCAATCCGGGATGCTCTGGATGTGCTTCATGTTCCCTATCCTGGTTTTTTCAAAGATGAACACGGTAAATCCCAGGCTATGAATGGACATGGCTATATTTCCCTCTCGCATACCATGGGATTTGCCGGAGCGATCTATCACCGGGATATCCCGGTGGGGATAGACATGGACTTGATCCGGGAGAAAATTCTGAAAATCGGATTTCGCTTTTTGGATAAATCTGAACTGGATTTTCTGGAAAAAGACCCTCTGCACTACACTATGGCCTGGTCGGCCAAAGAATCCATATTCAAATGCCAGGGAAAGCGTGGAGTTTCATTCAGGGAAAACATCCTGCTAGAACCATTTGATATTAAAACAGGAATAATTAAAGGTAGAGTCCGAGGGACGGATTATACAGATCATCATTACACAGTACAAGTTCGGGTGATTTCGGACGTTGTACTCACATACACCATTTGGTAA
- a CDS encoding redoxin domain-containing protein codes for MKKISLVLLLLFSASYSLMAQGLQAINLTDAVTGKTINIQSEVKGKGLILVFHSLECPFAKMYESRLVALRSKYQSQGFNFILVTPEVSADEETKKILRNYIDNSNINTPYLIDENQVLTKFYKITKIPEVILLSPEGTITYRGAIDNNPQAESAVSAHYLDRAIDSILKGEEPSPAQARAVGCNVRTY; via the coding sequence ATGAAAAAAATCAGCCTAGTACTTCTCCTGCTATTCTCTGCAAGTTATTCCCTTATGGCTCAAGGCCTACAGGCTATTAACCTCACAGATGCGGTCACCGGCAAAACCATCAATATCCAAAGCGAAGTAAAAGGCAAAGGGTTAATACTGGTATTCCATAGTTTAGAATGCCCATTTGCAAAAATGTACGAATCCCGGCTGGTGGCTTTGCGAAGCAAATATCAGAGCCAGGGATTCAATTTTATCCTGGTAACCCCCGAAGTCAGCGCGGATGAGGAAACTAAAAAGATACTGAGGAACTATATTGACAACTCCAACATCAACACTCCTTACCTGATCGATGAAAATCAAGTCTTGACAAAATTTTATAAAATCACCAAAATCCCTGAAGTGATCCTGCTATCTCCTGAAGGAACCATAACCTACAGAGGCGCCATAGACAATAATCCGCAAGCAGAAAGCGCAGTATCTGCCCACTACCTGGACAGAGCCATTGATTCCATCCTGAAAGGGGAAGAACCAAGCCCAGCGCAAGCTAGAGCAGTGGGATGTAATGTACGTACCTACTGA
- a CDS encoding transglutaminase-like domain-containing protein: MSELTPGELDALVSLLDDSDREVRMHVRDRITSLGNEIIPFLEKKWENSFNPDIQKEIEELVHDLQFSLLKERLIDWRDTDDRDLLTGLWIINTYQYPDLEYAKLNAEMHQIYFEVWTAFKNDLSPYEQVRAINNVLFQTLRFSANTKNFHSPANSMLSSVLDSKRGNPLTLCSIYLLVAKKLGLPIYGVNLPNLFVLTYKSADVTFYINAFNKGLIFSRTDIFNYLEQLKIEPREEYFEPCAHLQIMLRMFRNLENAFEKLGETDKVKEIKELIELLNAQ, from the coding sequence ATGAGTGAATTGACTCCTGGAGAATTAGATGCTTTGGTTTCCCTTTTGGATGATTCTGACCGGGAGGTGAGAATGCATGTACGGGACAGAATCACCTCGTTGGGAAATGAAATTATTCCTTTTCTGGAAAAAAAATGGGAGAACAGTTTCAATCCGGATATTCAGAAAGAAATAGAGGAACTGGTGCATGATCTTCAGTTTTCACTACTCAAAGAACGACTGATAGACTGGAGAGATACCGATGACAGAGATTTGCTCACAGGCCTCTGGATCATCAATACTTACCAGTATCCAGATTTGGAGTACGCCAAATTGAATGCGGAAATGCATCAGATCTACTTTGAAGTATGGACAGCCTTTAAAAATGACCTCAGCCCTTATGAGCAGGTGAGGGCTATAAACAATGTGCTGTTTCAGACCCTTCGTTTTTCTGCAAACACAAAGAATTTCCATTCTCCTGCCAATAGCATGCTGTCCTCCGTGCTGGACTCCAAGCGTGGAAATCCGCTGACTTTATGTTCTATTTACCTTCTAGTGGCAAAAAAGCTGGGATTGCCCATATATGGGGTGAACCTCCCAAATTTATTCGTACTGACATACAAGTCTGCTGATGTCACGTTTTATATCAATGCTTTCAACAAAGGACTGATTTTTAGCCGGACAGACATTTTCAATTACCTTGAACAGTTGAAAATTGAGCCCAGGGAAGAATATTTTGAACCCTGTGCCCATTTGCAGATTATGTTACGGATGTTCCGGAATCTGGAAAATGCTTTTGAAAAACTAGGTGAAACAGATAAGGTAAAGGAGATAAAAGAATTGATTGAATTGCTCAACGCTCAGTAG
- a CDS encoding acyl-CoA carboxylase subunit beta: protein MQDLLQALQDKNEQVKLGGGRKRIEKEHEKGKLTARERIDYLRDKETEFLEIGAFVADGMYEEEGGCPSGGVVTGIGYVSGRMCMIVANDATVKAGAWFPMTAKKNLRAQEIAMENRLPVIYLVDSAGVFLPMQNEIFPDKEHFGRQFRNNAKMSAMGIVQVAAIMGSCVAGGAYLPIMSDEAMIVDKTGSIFLAGSYLVKSAIGESIDNETLGGATTHCEISGVTDNKYETDQDCLDAIRKIFDKLGHNTKAGFDRSESRKPGLEGGELIASFPTDRVKPYDMLQIVKGLVDAGDFDEYKSDYGKTLICGTARIDGWAVGIVANQRKIVKTAKGEMQMGGVIYSDSADKAARFIMNCNQRKIPLVFLQDVSGFMVGSKAEHGGIIKDGAKMVNAMANSVVPKFTFILGNSYGAGNYAMCGKAYDPRLIYSWPTAQMAVMSGAAAANTLLQIKVSGLKKQGKVISPEDEQKLLGEITSKYNEELSPYYAASRLWVDGVIDPRETRKVVSMGIEAANHAPITERFNVGVIQT, encoded by the coding sequence ATGCAAGACTTGCTTCAAGCCCTTCAGGACAAAAACGAGCAGGTGAAGCTAGGTGGAGGTAGAAAAAGAATAGAAAAAGAGCACGAAAAAGGAAAGCTAACAGCCCGGGAGAGAATTGACTACTTACGTGATAAAGAAACTGAATTTCTTGAGATAGGAGCTTTTGTGGCAGATGGCATGTATGAGGAGGAGGGAGGCTGCCCTTCAGGTGGAGTGGTGACAGGCATAGGTTATGTGAGTGGAAGGATGTGCATGATCGTAGCAAATGATGCTACCGTGAAGGCTGGGGCATGGTTTCCGATGACTGCCAAGAAAAACCTCCGTGCCCAGGAGATAGCCATGGAAAATCGTCTCCCTGTGATTTACCTAGTGGATAGTGCCGGGGTATTTCTTCCTATGCAGAATGAGATTTTTCCGGATAAGGAGCACTTTGGAAGACAATTCCGCAACAATGCGAAAATGTCTGCAATGGGTATAGTTCAGGTAGCTGCTATTATGGGAAGCTGTGTAGCTGGAGGGGCATACCTTCCGATTATGTCTGATGAAGCCATGATTGTAGATAAAACAGGCTCTATTTTTCTAGCCGGTTCATACTTGGTAAAGTCCGCTATCGGTGAGTCAATAGATAATGAAACGTTGGGTGGGGCTACCACGCATTGTGAGATTTCAGGAGTGACGGATAACAAATATGAAACGGATCAGGATTGCTTAGATGCCATCCGTAAGATCTTTGATAAACTAGGACATAATACCAAAGCAGGTTTTGACCGTTCCGAATCACGGAAGCCGGGACTGGAGGGAGGAGAGCTTATTGCTTCATTTCCAACAGATCGAGTGAAACCCTATGATATGCTGCAGATCGTGAAGGGACTCGTAGATGCAGGTGATTTTGATGAATACAAATCCGACTATGGGAAAACACTGATCTGCGGTACTGCCAGAATAGATGGCTGGGCAGTGGGAATAGTGGCAAATCAGCGTAAAATAGTCAAAACAGCCAAAGGAGAAATGCAGATGGGAGGAGTGATTTATTCTGACTCAGCAGACAAAGCTGCACGTTTTATCATGAACTGCAATCAGCGCAAAATCCCATTGGTTTTTCTTCAGGATGTAAGCGGTTTTATGGTGGGAAGCAAGGCAGAGCATGGTGGCATCATTAAAGATGGAGCCAAAATGGTCAACGCCATGGCTAACTCGGTGGTGCCAAAATTTACTTTTATTCTGGGTAATAGCTACGGAGCAGGGAACTATGCCATGTGTGGCAAAGCTTATGATCCCCGCTTGATCTATTCTTGGCCAACTGCGCAGATGGCAGTGATGTCAGGTGCAGCTGCAGCAAATACATTGCTTCAGATCAAAGTCTCTGGGTTGAAAAAACAAGGGAAGGTGATTTCTCCAGAGGATGAACAGAAGTTGCTTGGTGAAATCACCTCCAAATACAATGAGGAGTTGAGCCCGTATTATGCTGCTTCCAGGCTATGGGTGGATGGAGTGATCGATCCGCGGGAGACCAGAAAAGTGGTCAGCATGGGGATAGAAGCTGCAAATCATGCTCCTATTACAGAAAGATTTAATGTAGGTGTGATTCAGACTTAG
- the thiS gene encoding sulfur carrier protein ThiS encodes MEITYNDQIQEVKDETSVLDFVFSQIGEKQNGIAVAINDAIVPKSEWARTNLKANDNLLIIKATQGG; translated from the coding sequence ATGGAGATAACATACAACGATCAAATTCAGGAAGTAAAGGATGAAACCTCGGTTTTAGACTTTGTCTTTTCCCAAATCGGAGAAAAGCAAAATGGCATTGCTGTAGCAATCAACGACGCTATTGTGCCCAAATCCGAGTGGGCCAGAACCAACTTAAAAGCAAACGATAATTTATTAATCATCAAAGCAACCCAAGGAGGATAA
- the thiC gene encoding phosphomethylpyrimidine synthase ThiC — protein sequence MSRKDKSPEQGKISTGPISGSKKVYVPGKIHDIKVAMREISVSPTKLFSGGTMNNPPVTVYDPSGPYTDENAEIDIKKGLPRIREQWILDRNDVERLESSTSDYGQERLNDSSLDHLRFEHIAKPLRAKNGANVSQLHYAKKGIITPEMEYIAIRENQRIEDLKTQWNGQYDTMCAQHIGESFDANTPKNLITPEFVRDEIAAGRAIIPNNINHPESEPMIIGRNFLVKVNANIGNSAVTSSIEEEVEKAVWACRWGADTIMDLSTGDNIHETREWIIRNSPVPIGTVPIYQALEKVNGKAEDLTWEIFRDTLIEQAEQGVSYFTIHAGVLLRYVPLTAKRMTGIVSRGGSIMAKWCLSHHKENFLYTHFEDICEIMKAYDVAFSLGDGLRPGSIADANDAAQFAELETLGELTKIAWKHDVQVMVEGPGHVPMHMIKANMDKQLKECHEAPFYTLGPLTTDIAPGYDHITSAIGAAMIGWFGTAMLCYVTPKEHLGLPNREDVKTGVITYKLAAHAADLAKGHPGAQYRDNALSKARFEFRWEDQFNLSLDPDTAREFHDETLPAEGAKVAHFCSMCGPKFCSMKISQEIRNDAEAGMFEKSEEFKEKGREIYS from the coding sequence ATGAGCAGAAAAGATAAATCACCCGAACAAGGTAAAATTTCCACCGGGCCAATCAGCGGTTCGAAAAAAGTATATGTACCAGGAAAAATCCATGACATCAAGGTGGCGATGCGCGAGATTTCAGTTTCACCAACCAAGCTATTCAGCGGAGGTACGATGAACAACCCACCGGTCACAGTCTATGACCCAAGCGGCCCCTACACAGATGAAAATGCTGAGATCGACATTAAAAAAGGATTACCGAGAATCAGGGAACAATGGATTCTAGACCGGAACGATGTAGAGCGTCTGGAGTCATCCACTTCGGACTATGGCCAGGAAAGACTGAACGATAGCTCTTTAGATCATTTGCGTTTTGAACATATAGCAAAACCATTGCGTGCGAAAAATGGAGCAAACGTATCACAACTCCATTATGCAAAGAAGGGAATCATCACTCCAGAAATGGAATACATCGCAATCCGTGAAAATCAGAGGATTGAAGATTTGAAAACACAGTGGAATGGCCAATATGACACGATGTGTGCCCAGCATATCGGCGAAAGTTTTGATGCCAACACACCTAAAAATCTGATCACGCCAGAATTTGTACGTGATGAAATAGCCGCCGGAAGAGCGATTATCCCAAACAATATCAACCACCCTGAAAGTGAGCCGATGATTATCGGGCGTAATTTCCTGGTAAAAGTCAATGCGAATATCGGAAACAGTGCTGTGACTTCTTCCATTGAAGAGGAAGTAGAAAAAGCGGTGTGGGCCTGCCGATGGGGTGCAGACACCATCATGGATCTGTCCACCGGTGACAATATACACGAGACAAGAGAATGGATTATCCGCAATTCCCCCGTCCCTATCGGAACTGTACCGATTTATCAGGCATTGGAAAAAGTCAACGGAAAAGCAGAAGATCTGACATGGGAAATATTCAGGGACACCTTGATCGAGCAAGCTGAGCAAGGCGTATCCTATTTCACTATTCATGCAGGTGTTCTTTTGCGCTACGTTCCACTGACCGCTAAAAGGATGACAGGAATTGTTTCCCGAGGCGGGTCTATTATGGCAAAATGGTGCCTCTCCCATCACAAAGAAAATTTCCTGTACACCCACTTCGAAGACATCTGTGAGATCATGAAAGCATACGATGTGGCTTTCTCTCTTGGGGATGGACTGCGTCCTGGGTCGATTGCCGATGCCAATGATGCAGCACAGTTTGCCGAGTTGGAGACGCTGGGAGAACTGACCAAGATTGCCTGGAAGCACGATGTGCAAGTAATGGTAGAAGGCCCTGGACATGTACCTATGCATATGATCAAAGCAAACATGGACAAGCAATTAAAAGAATGCCACGAGGCTCCTTTCTACACGCTTGGCCCTTTGACAACTGATATTGCACCTGGCTATGACCACATTACATCTGCTATCGGTGCTGCCATGATTGGATGGTTTGGTACCGCGATGCTCTGTTACGTCACGCCAAAAGAACACCTAGGCTTACCGAATAGAGAAGACGTGAAAACCGGGGTAATTACTTACAAACTCGCCGCCCACGCTGCTGATCTGGCCAAAGGGCATCCCGGAGCACAGTATCGTGACAATGCGTTAAGTAAGGCCCGATTCGAATTCAGATGGGAAGATCAGTTCAACTTATCCTTGGATCCGGATACTGCCCGTGAATTTCACGACGAAACACTTCCTGCTGAGGGGGCAAAAGTCGCCCACTTCTGCTCCATGTGCGGCCCAAAATTCTGTTCTATGAAAATCAGTCAGGAGATCCGAAATGACGCGGAAGCTGGGATGTTTGAGAAG